Genomic segment of Streptococcus australis:
CTCGTCTGCTAGATTGGCGCCACCTGTATAGGCAATCTGCCCATCGATAATCATGATTTTACGGTGATCACGGTTGTTATAGGCAACGGTCAAGCGCGGAATCACCTTGTTAAATTTATGGGCTTCAATCCCTCGACTACGAAGCTGGATGGTATAATCCCCAGGTAAGGTTGCCATACATCCAATATCGTCATAGAGAAGCTTGACTTCCACTCCTTGAGCAGCCTTTTCTTCCAAAATCTCTAAGATGCTGTTCCACATCAAACCTTCTTCGATGATATAGTACTCAAGAAAGATAAATTTCTCCGCTTTCTTGAGATCCTCCAGCATCTGATGCCACATACTTTCACCAGAGGCAAAAAAATGCGTATCCGTTCGATCATAGACATCTGCATTCGTATCCATACTGAGGAGGGATTTGATGACGCCATAAGCAGACTTATCCTCTTCCTTTAACTCCAAACGGAGGGCTCTGCTATTATCCTCTCGGTCAACCATTGATTGGAGCTGTTTCAACTGCTTGACCTCTTTTTTAGATAGGCGACGTTCCCCAAACATGATATAGAGTAGGGGACCAAATACTGGAACAAAGGCTACTAACAGCCATGTCACCTTGCTTTCTGGATTCATAGATCGATTAACAATCGATACAATGGTCGCCATACTCATCAAAATAACTAGGATAATCCAGAGAATCGGAGCCATCCGACCTAGATAGAGAAACAAACCAAAGACGATAAACAACTCCGCCAACATGATGGTAATACTAAATCCATACTTGGACATGAGTAGCTGCATTTTTCTAACAGTCATACATCCCCTTCCTTTTCTAACATTCTCCCTCACCGCTTGATAAACGAATCTTCCTACTAGTATACCTCAGTTCAGTGGTAGATGGCAACCGTTTACTCTTACTCAAGTTCCAACCCTTCCGTTTTCAGATGCGTATTACAGTTTGAGAGCCAACATATTGACGGTCATACCGGCTGCAGTTCCCATAAGATAGATGACATCTCCCTCCTTGACAAGTCCATGCTCTAACGAATAAGCCAAGCCAAACGGCACAGAGACTGATACCATATTTCCATAATCCGTGACGAGATTAAGATATTGTTCCTCGGCTACACCTAGTTTGTCCATGACCAAAGGAAGAGCACGACTTGCTTGGTGAGGAATGATATAGTCCACATCTCTCAAGGCTAGCTGTGTTTTTTCTTGAAACTCTTCAAACATGACTGGGATTTTACGAGCAGACAAGAGGAGAATTTTCTTGCCCTTCATATCAAACATATAGTTGGTCTTAGTCGCTTCAGAGTACTCTTTTGGTTGAAAAGAAGTCAGACCTCCACGAATTTCCGTATCGTGAGCTCCTTCTGACCAAGTACGTTGGAGACTAGCAATGATCCCTTTTTCCTGATGGCTTTTTTGGAAAATAAAGGCTGCTGCTCCATCACTAAAAAGTTCAAAACTTTCTTTTTGCTTGGGATTGAGCCCTAAACTTCCAACCTCACTAGACACGATCAGAACACGATTGTATTCGCCCGCCTCAATCAAGTGGGACATGGTCGATAGAGCAGAAATAAAGCTGGTACAGGTCGTATTGATATCCATAGCTGGGATTGAGAGCCCTTTTGCCACGCGTTCATGAATCAAGGCAGCCGTACAAGGAATAGGCTGAACTCCAACTGCACTAGCTGATACAAGGCAATCGATATCTTTAATATCCAAATTTGCATGTTCGAGTGCTCTCTGAATGGCTACCTCTGCCAAATCTAACTGCGTTTCTTCATTTTCAACTACACGATAACGGGTCTGGTCTTTAAATTGAACTGTATGCTTTGGAAGGCAAATGCCATAACCTGCGATTTCTACATGTCTTTTTACTTCTGTCATTGTCTTTTTTCCTTTCATAAACGTTGGATACGTTTGAGTTTACGGCTAGTATCCCAGTGATAATCTGAAAATTGGATTTGAGGAACTATGAACTCTTTTTGCTGGGCCAAGAGTTGGAACTGTGCTAAAATTGCTGTCTCTACGTCCTCATCTCGTCGGCTTAAACAAACTTCCACTAATTTCTCGGAATGTTGCTTAACTTGATAATCTCCTACATTCTCCACAAAGAGGATGCAACGCCTGATAAAGTCTGGATAGATGGTTACCTGCCCGCCATTCTGCCCTTCAAAGTAGAAGATATCATCAGAACGTCCTTCGACCTTGTCAATCCGTGTATAGTAGGAGCCACAGGAACAAGGCTCCGGATTTTCAACCAAGATATCATTGAGCTGGTAGCGATAAACAGGCTGACTACTTCGCTTAAAGTCCGTAATCACTGGATAAAAACGGCGGTCATCTAGATACTGCTTTTCCACAAATATAATGTCTTCGTTGAGATGTAGATTACCAGCTGAGCAAGTGCAGGCTAGGAAACCTTCTGTCGCCTGATAAACTTGGTCAATGATGGATAGAGAAAAGGCTTCTGCGATCCGTCCCCTATCACTATCTTCCAAGATTTCCGCCACCGAAACGATTTTTTGTGGGTGAATAGCTAACTCTCCATCCTTGAGACGCTTGCTCAATTCAATCAACATCGAGGCTGGCGCCACAATAATCGTTGGTTGATAGTTGTTGAGTCGCTCTATATGCTCATCTGTATGTTTGAAAATATCAAAATACTCTAGACGAATGAGCGCCGTATTGATGGTCTGATAGAGTTCATTATCAGCTCTCAGGAAAAAGGCGATGCGGTGTCCAAAAAGCTGCCCCTTGGGCAACATCTTTGCCAAGATAGCCGCAGCCCACATACTTCGCTCTTTCTCTGTTGTGATAAAGAGCCCCCGATGTCCAGATGTCCCTGAAGATAGACCGACGGCCACTTCCCCTTTAAGTTCAGTGAAATCACGGGTCTTCTCGCTTTCAATAGCTAAGGATAAGGCTTCATCTCTATCCACTCCTTGGGTGTTGAGCTCATTAAAATGTTCCATCATAAAAGCCTTGTCCATATGGTCAAAGTTGCTAGGAACCCCATTTTTAAAGTAGGGAGACTCTCGCTTTAAAAAGTCCATATAGTTGGCTAATTGCTTTTTCTGATAGTTTTCTACAGCTTCTCGAGATTTGAAATGATGAAGCCAACGAGTTTGGATAAAGGTTTTAAGAAAGGTTATTTTTTTCATGTAAGATTGACTCTATCCTTTCTACAGGATCATGGCTAACAACTACCTCAATACCGGCTTTTAAGACTTCCTCCAGAAACTCTGTCCCCCTGATATAGTCGGTCTTATTATCCTGGA
This window contains:
- the cls gene encoding cardiolipin synthase; its protein translation is MTVRKMQLLMSKYGFSITIMLAELFIVFGLFLYLGRMAPILWIILVILMSMATIVSIVNRSMNPESKVTWLLVAFVPVFGPLLYIMFGERRLSKKEVKQLKQLQSMVDREDNSRALRLELKEEDKSAYGVIKSLLSMDTNADVYDRTDTHFFASGESMWHQMLEDLKKAEKFIFLEYYIIEEGLMWNSILEILEEKAAQGVEVKLLYDDIGCMATLPGDYTIQLRSRGIEAHKFNKVIPRLTVAYNNRDHRKIMIIDGQIAYTGGANLADEYINHIERFGYWKDSGIRLDGPAVKAFTRLFLSTWYINRGEISDFDQYHLENQPKDGMGLCIPYSSGPKPIYRSQVGKTVYQNLINQATDYVYITTPYLIADYDLTESIKNAALRGVDVRIVTPCIPDKKVIQLVTRGAYPDLLSAGVRIYEYSPGFLHSKQMLVDGEAATVGTINFDYRSLLHHYENGVLLYRTQSILDIERDFEEIFKVSQEIYPHTIKTSWYQSLIKEIVQLFAPML
- a CDS encoding 3-oxoacyl-[acyl-carrier-protein] synthase III C-terminal domain-containing protein; its protein translation is MTEVKRHVEIAGYGICLPKHTVQFKDQTRYRVVENEETQLDLAEVAIQRALEHANLDIKDIDCLVSASAVGVQPIPCTAALIHERVAKGLSIPAMDINTTCTSFISALSTMSHLIEAGEYNRVLIVSSEVGSLGLNPKQKESFELFSDGAAAFIFQKSHQEKGIIASLQRTWSEGAHDTEIRGGLTSFQPKEYSEATKTNYMFDMKGKKILLLSARKIPVMFEEFQEKTQLALRDVDYIIPHQASRALPLVMDKLGVAEEQYLNLVTDYGNMVSVSVPFGLAYSLEHGLVKEGDVIYLMGTAAGMTVNMLALKL
- a CDS encoding F390 synthetase-related protein; its protein translation is MKKITFLKTFIQTRWLHHFKSREAVENYQKKQLANYMDFLKRESPYFKNGVPSNFDHMDKAFMMEHFNELNTQGVDRDEALSLAIESEKTRDFTELKGEVAVGLSSGTSGHRGLFITTEKERSMWAAAILAKMLPKGQLFGHRIAFFLRADNELYQTINTALIRLEYFDIFKHTDEHIERLNNYQPTIIVAPASMLIELSKRLKDGELAIHPQKIVSVAEILEDSDRGRIAEAFSLSIIDQVYQATEGFLACTCSAGNLHLNEDIIFVEKQYLDDRRFYPVITDFKRSSQPVYRYQLNDILVENPEPCSCGSYYTRIDKVEGRSDDIFYFEGQNGGQVTIYPDFIRRCILFVENVGDYQVKQHSEKLVEVCLSRRDEDVETAILAQFQLLAQQKEFIVPQIQFSDYHWDTSRKLKRIQRL